The Akkermansia sp. N21116 genome includes a region encoding these proteins:
- a CDS encoding multiheme c-type cytochrome, with translation METEKKSSRLSWIIWMVCGAAVLLGIGSALLWWNRLKTDAVRQDRPIYQGASAHWDQSEVPVSLQCAACHPEEFRQWSNSDHAWAFRKLDPQLDAEAFHGNKLKAHGSTLVFSTGKDGERSVSDEKSGKTWKVAWATGRTPLVQYLLPASDEGYHTMSAAWDVNHKEWFDIFGKEERSSNDWGHWLGRGMNWNSQCAWCHMSDFRKNYDPAADRYHSTWKEPGVSCIQCHGPLLNKPEDKTGCMISTVRKPTLEENHDNCAACHARRDEFDHEFSIGKKFDDHFQLVLPVQPGVFWPNGMQRDEDYCETGLRLSRMGKAGVTCLDCHDPHSGLLKLPQENNALCMRCHATGEKVNGVAAPVIDMAKHTPCPPDSMGGRCVECHMPESPYMARDPRRDHSFNSPDPAMSLELKIPNACTMCHKDKDDQWAARVVEQYYGKTPKMARYRDRTRAVQWAYDGDSRALDALLKAYGREENDTWKATLMELLDSWSDEQRVQSYALQGMKSPTPLLRAAAAKVLGRTDPQALKPLLQDSSRVVRLQAEWALRDELPQESAGFLELGRAAMHQADQPSGAMKLAQLEAGRGNDEAAREWFEKALRWDATSPVVRRDYAVYLSGKGKINEAVALMTDAVKLSPQDASLWYLLGLGQVEIGQNQQALTSFEKAVEIDEFFSRARYNMALLYNSLGNHEIAIRELKKCMKFEPENADYPYAIATIYSQIGNKEKSKKYAEQSLKINSNHHGSWRILERSSRQ, from the coding sequence ATGGAAACAGAAAAAAAATCCTCTCGTTTGTCGTGGATCATCTGGATGGTCTGTGGTGCGGCAGTGCTCTTGGGTATCGGTTCGGCTTTGTTGTGGTGGAACCGTTTGAAGACTGATGCAGTCCGACAGGATAGGCCGATTTATCAAGGAGCTAGCGCCCATTGGGACCAAAGCGAGGTGCCGGTTTCCTTGCAATGTGCGGCTTGTCATCCGGAGGAATTTCGTCAGTGGAGTAATTCCGATCACGCCTGGGCCTTCCGCAAGCTGGATCCCCAGCTTGACGCCGAAGCTTTCCATGGCAACAAATTGAAGGCTCATGGGAGTACGCTTGTATTTTCGACAGGGAAGGATGGTGAGAGATCGGTGTCGGATGAGAAGTCTGGTAAAACATGGAAAGTTGCCTGGGCTACCGGTCGTACGCCGTTGGTGCAGTATCTGCTGCCGGCGTCCGATGAAGGTTATCATACGATGAGCGCCGCGTGGGATGTGAACCATAAAGAATGGTTCGATATTTTCGGAAAGGAAGAACGTTCCTCCAACGATTGGGGACATTGGCTCGGTCGCGGGATGAATTGGAACTCCCAGTGCGCATGGTGCCACATGAGTGATTTCCGTAAGAATTACGACCCTGCTGCCGACCGTTATCATTCCACATGGAAAGAACCCGGTGTGAGTTGTATTCAGTGTCATGGCCCCTTGCTTAACAAACCTGAGGACAAGACCGGTTGCATGATTTCCACCGTACGGAAGCCAACTCTGGAAGAGAACCACGACAATTGTGCTGCATGCCATGCCAGACGGGATGAGTTTGACCATGAATTCTCCATTGGCAAAAAATTTGATGACCACTTTCAATTGGTTTTGCCCGTTCAGCCCGGTGTCTTTTGGCCCAACGGTATGCAACGCGATGAAGACTATTGCGAGACGGGGCTCCGTCTCAGCAGGATGGGTAAGGCGGGGGTGACCTGCCTGGATTGCCATGATCCCCATTCCGGCCTGCTCAAGTTGCCTCAGGAAAACAATGCCCTGTGTATGCGTTGTCATGCTACGGGTGAGAAAGTCAACGGAGTGGCGGCTCCGGTGATCGACATGGCGAAGCATACGCCGTGTCCGCCGGATTCCATGGGGGGACGCTGTGTCGAGTGCCACATGCCGGAGAGCCCTTATATGGCGCGTGATCCTCGCCGGGACCATTCGTTCAATTCTCCCGATCCGGCCATGAGCCTGGAATTGAAAATTCCCAATGCCTGTACGATGTGCCATAAGGACAAGGATGACCAATGGGCCGCCCGTGTCGTGGAGCAGTATTATGGCAAGACTCCTAAAATGGCCCGTTACCGGGATCGTACCCGGGCAGTTCAATGGGCCTACGATGGTGATTCACGTGCTCTGGACGCTTTGCTGAAAGCGTATGGACGTGAAGAGAACGATACATGGAAGGCAACACTGATGGAGTTGCTGGATTCCTGGTCTGATGAGCAGCGTGTCCAGTCTTACGCACTGCAGGGGATGAAGTCGCCAACACCTTTGTTGCGGGCGGCGGCGGCCAAAGTTCTCGGCAGGACAGATCCCCAGGCGTTGAAACCTTTGCTCCAGGATTCTTCGCGCGTTGTCCGCCTGCAGGCGGAATGGGCTCTTCGGGATGAACTGCCCCAGGAGAGTGCCGGATTTCTGGAATTGGGCAGGGCAGCCATGCACCAAGCCGACCAGCCGTCCGGTGCCATGAAACTTGCCCAATTGGAAGCTGGACGAGGTAATGATGAAGCGGCCCGCGAGTGGTTCGAGAAAGCTCTACGCTGGGATGCCACATCTCCTGTCGTTCGTCGTGATTATGCCGTTTATCTCTCCGGTAAAGGGAAAATTAATGAAGCGGTAGCTCTTATGACAGACGCTGTCAAACTTTCTCCCCAAGATGCTTCCCTATGGTATCTTTTGGGGCTGGGACAGGTTGAAATTGGACAAAATCAACAAGCTTTGACGTCTTTTGAAAAAGCAGTTGAAATTGATGAATTTTTCTCACGTGCCCGTTATAATATGGCATTACTTTAC